Proteins from a single region of Terriglobales bacterium:
- a CDS encoding STAS domain-containing protein translates to MEDSLQLNLEILAEQGIALIRCRGQLKFGKECQVLKKCVDSVLSQFSICVLSLTAIRQIDARGLGTLVGCVEKARSLGCLLLIGGTSEKVRDLLRITKLNTVLEIYTSEFDAMQACGQAA, encoded by the coding sequence ATGGAGGATTCATTGCAATTGAATTTGGAAATCCTTGCAGAACAGGGAATCGCTCTCATACGTTGTCGCGGACAATTAAAGTTCGGAAAAGAGTGCCAAGTGTTGAAGAAGTGTGTCGATAGTGTGCTGTCGCAATTCTCGATTTGTGTGTTGAGTCTGACGGCCATTCGTCAGATTGACGCTCGTGGTTTGGGCACCTTGGTTGGATGTGTGGAAAAGGCGCGATCATTGGGATGCTTGTTGTTGATTGGCGGCACTTCGGAGAAAGTTCGCGACCTGCTTCGCATTACCAAACTGAATACTGTACTGGAAATTTACACGTCGGAGTTCGATGCGATGCAGGCATGCGGGCAAGCGGCATAA
- a CDS encoding glycoside hydrolase family 2 TIM barrel-domain containing protein, translating into MDQVTRRDFLKTSALVTAAALTTNSQALSADSTLATTSSERLISGWEHHRGSLGSPWEVWHGSFAKDPNQWRKVELPHCFNARDAVDPDTSYYRGQGWYRTNLKVANPFPNGRTLLRFEGAGQKSRVFVDLDQVAEHVGGYDEWTVDITDAAAKALANAENKGAIPLAIVCDNSHDLQMIPSDFSDFNLYGGLYRYLDLIYVPAVSIQRVLITPTLRADGSAEVAVRARLYSPVPIADPTRVSIRVFSPSGTNVHSGPGPGNWTGEREIAKFTIPKAELWSPSHPALYRCEVTLSNAHGEMTVFERFGIRHFEFVNHGPFKLNRERLLIRGTQRHEDHAGLGAAMTEDLIRKELQMIKEMGANFIRLGHYQQSRIVLDLCDELGIMVWEEIPWCRSGVGNDVWQAQAHRMLRNMIDQHYNHPSVILWGLGNENDWPGEFPSQDQQAIRGFLSQLNDEAHKLDPTRVTSIRRCEFCKDIPDVYSPSIWAGWYRGRYTEYKASTEEEMQKVYHFLHMEWGGDSHARRHSEDPDKLISQIATGKGTDERGLDFLRTGGIARASRDGDWSESYICNLFDWHLKEQETMPNLTGSAQWIFKDFSTPERPENPIPKVNQKGVVERDLTPKEGYYVFQSYWTEKPMIRIYGHTWPIRWGDAGEKKLIKVYSNCDTVELSLNGKSLGVKKRDSQDFPAAGLRWMVDPSPENQVRAVGHKGNRTVEDEISFRYQTQKWQKPAQLQLREVARDGDRVTIEAQVTDATGVLCLDARNAVGFALAGDGELIDDLGVNTAARVVELCNGRAMISLMRKGGSSQVSVSSKGIPTAFLQVT; encoded by the coding sequence ATGGATCAAGTAACTCGCCGCGACTTCCTGAAGACATCTGCACTTGTTACCGCTGCCGCCCTGACAACGAATTCTCAGGCTCTAAGCGCGGATTCAACCCTGGCTACAACAAGCTCTGAGCGGTTGATCAGCGGCTGGGAGCACCATCGCGGCTCCCTCGGCAGTCCGTGGGAGGTCTGGCATGGATCGTTTGCCAAAGATCCAAATCAGTGGAGGAAGGTGGAACTGCCTCACTGCTTCAACGCTCGCGATGCCGTCGATCCTGACACGTCCTACTATCGCGGGCAGGGCTGGTACCGGACGAATCTGAAGGTCGCGAATCCATTTCCTAATGGCCGCACGCTCCTTCGGTTTGAAGGCGCGGGACAGAAGTCGCGCGTGTTCGTTGATCTCGATCAAGTCGCGGAGCATGTTGGCGGCTACGACGAATGGACGGTCGACATCACCGATGCGGCTGCCAAGGCTCTCGCGAATGCTGAGAACAAAGGTGCGATTCCGCTCGCGATCGTCTGCGATAACTCACACGATCTGCAGATGATTCCTTCTGACTTCAGCGATTTCAATCTGTACGGCGGACTCTACCGTTATCTCGATCTCATCTATGTGCCGGCCGTTTCAATCCAGCGTGTGCTGATCACTCCCACGTTAAGGGCAGATGGCTCTGCCGAGGTTGCAGTGCGGGCCCGGCTTTACAGCCCGGTCCCAATCGCTGATCCGACACGTGTGTCGATCCGAGTCTTTTCTCCTTCGGGGACAAACGTTCACAGCGGCCCGGGGCCTGGAAATTGGACTGGCGAACGCGAAATTGCGAAATTCACGATTCCCAAAGCAGAACTTTGGTCCCCTTCACATCCAGCTCTTTACCGCTGCGAAGTCACTCTCAGCAATGCGCACGGAGAAATGACTGTCTTCGAGCGCTTCGGAATCCGTCACTTTGAATTCGTGAATCACGGTCCGTTCAAGCTGAACCGCGAGCGGTTGCTCATTCGCGGAACTCAGCGGCACGAGGACCACGCTGGGCTCGGCGCGGCCATGACCGAGGACTTGATCCGCAAAGAGCTGCAGATGATCAAGGAGATGGGCGCAAACTTCATTCGGCTCGGGCATTATCAGCAGTCGCGTATCGTGCTGGATCTCTGCGACGAGCTTGGCATCATGGTCTGGGAAGAAATTCCGTGGTGTCGCAGCGGAGTAGGCAATGACGTGTGGCAGGCGCAAGCGCATCGGATGCTGCGCAACATGATCGATCAGCATTACAACCATCCCTCGGTGATTCTCTGGGGATTGGGCAACGAAAATGACTGGCCCGGCGAATTCCCGTCACAGGATCAGCAGGCGATTCGCGGTTTTCTGTCGCAACTGAACGACGAGGCACACAAGCTCGATCCCACGCGCGTGACCAGCATTCGCCGCTGCGAGTTCTGCAAAGACATTCCGGATGTGTATTCGCCGTCGATCTGGGCAGGCTGGTATCGCGGGCGCTACACCGAGTACAAGGCGTCCACAGAAGAAGAGATGCAGAAGGTGTACCACTTCCTCCACATGGAGTGGGGAGGCGACAGTCATGCTCGCCGTCACTCCGAAGATCCCGACAAATTGATCTCGCAGATCGCCACGGGCAAAGGCACCGACGAGCGCGGTTTGGACTTCCTCCGTACCGGCGGAATTGCGCGGGCATCGCGGGATGGCGACTGGTCGGAGAGCTACATCTGCAACCTGTTCGACTGGCACTTGAAAGAGCAGGAAACAATGCCGAATCTTACCGGCTCAGCCCAGTGGATCTTCAAAGATTTCTCAACGCCTGAGCGCCCGGAGAATCCAATTCCCAAAGTGAACCAGAAGGGAGTTGTTGAGCGCGACCTCACTCCGAAAGAAGGCTACTACGTGTTTCAGTCCTACTGGACAGAGAAGCCGATGATCCGCATCTATGGGCATACCTGGCCGATCCGCTGGGGTGACGCCGGGGAGAAGAAGCTCATCAAGGTGTACTCGAACTGCGACACCGTAGAGCTCTCTCTGAACGGGAAATCACTAGGCGTGAAGAAACGGGACAGCCAGGACTTTCCTGCTGCCGGTTTGCGCTGGATGGTGGACCCTTCCCCCGAGAACCAAGTACGTGCTGTCGGTCACAAGGGGAACAGGACGGTCGAGGATGAGATCAGCTTTCGATATCAGACGCAGAAATGGCAAAAGCCGGCGCAACTTCAGCTTCGTGAAGTCGCCCGCGATGGAGATCGCGTGACTATTGAAGCCCAGGTGACCGATGCCACCGGCGTTCTTTGTCTTGACGCACGTAATGCTGTAGGCTTTGCGCTCGCAGGAGATGGTGAGTTGATCGACGATCTTGGAGTTAACACCGCAGCCCGCGTGGTAGAACTCTGCAACGGACGCGCCATGATCTCTCTTATGCGCAAGGGTGGCAGCTCCCAGGTAAGCGTTTCCTCAAAGGGTATTCCGACAGCGTTCTTACAAGTCACATAG
- a CDS encoding cupin domain-containing protein, with protein sequence MLIGISHFSGFLALLTAGVMAFAQGASPEKTSATVQTAASSGVKYYSKDEVAASFAKGGTLVTESNYRVMTAHRTESGNVEVHRSYTDVFYIVQGSTNIVTGGKVIGEKATNPDEPRGDSIEGGETRKLSAGDSIVIPAGVPHWMKDVEGTLLYFVVKVKNP encoded by the coding sequence ATGCTCATCGGTATTTCTCACTTCAGTGGTTTTCTGGCGTTGCTGACCGCCGGAGTCATGGCGTTTGCTCAAGGCGCGAGTCCCGAAAAGACGAGCGCAACAGTTCAAACTGCGGCGAGCAGTGGTGTGAAGTACTACTCAAAGGACGAGGTTGCTGCGTCCTTCGCCAAAGGCGGCACGCTCGTCACGGAAAGCAATTACAGGGTGATGACCGCTCATCGCACCGAGTCGGGCAATGTAGAAGTTCATCGCAGCTACACCGACGTCTTCTACATCGTGCAGGGCAGCACGAACATCGTGACCGGGGGGAAAGTCATCGGTGAAAAAGCGACCAATCCGGATGAGCCGCGCGGGGATTCGATCGAAGGTGGAGAAACGCGGAAGCTCTCGGCAGGAGATTCGATCGTGATTCCCGCAGGCGTGCCGCACTGGATGAAGGATGTTGAAGGCACGCTGCTTTACTTCGTCGTGAAAGTAAAGAATCCGTAG
- a CDS encoding STAS domain-containing protein — MMERRRQQRRKGPTRVGGDRRIGRANGGPERRVADRRSGLDRRKFDVIVDYQVRSIPILRCSGRISIGDTAKDFSAKCSEMLQRNRPTFALDLSGINHIDSTGVGALASLLTSTRTRGGDLKLIAPSRKVESALRTTFLYELFHILSSAKELAEFSAQPHD; from the coding sequence ATGATGGAGCGCAGAAGACAGCAACGGCGAAAGGGTCCAACCCGGGTTGGAGGTGACCGTCGCATTGGCAGGGCCAACGGTGGGCCGGAACGCCGTGTTGCCGATCGTCGCAGCGGCCTCGATCGCCGCAAGTTCGATGTAATCGTAGACTATCAGGTCCGTTCCATTCCCATCCTGCGCTGTTCCGGCCGAATCAGCATCGGCGACACAGCCAAGGATTTTTCCGCAAAATGTTCAGAGATGCTTCAGCGGAATCGCCCAACGTTCGCGCTTGATCTTAGCGGCATCAATCACATCGATAGCACTGGGGTTGGCGCGCTTGCCTCTCTGCTCACCTCCACTCGAACTCGAGGAGGCGATCTAAAACTCATTGCTCCCTCCCGGAAGGTCGAGAGCGCCTTGCGAACTACATTCTTGTACGAACTCTTCCATATACTTTCGAGCGCAAAGGAACTGGCGGAGTTCAGCGCTCAACCTCACGATTAG
- a CDS encoding SAM-dependent methyltransferase, with protein sequence MSTIKDVSGTAFVVAEYRAEENRELMPIYNDPVVGLFLSDASRQAAERVASRFPKVKDMVKTRTRYFDDMLDAQIAAGIGQVLILGAGLDTRAVRKQSAGVRYFEIDDPATMELKRRCYADACIDAGVTHIPGNYVTDGLIDLLRSNGFEFDVPTYLIWEGNVMYMPLGHGKHTMLELKRHLKRFRLSFDYLTESVITKTTGDADLTILVESFEGMGAPWVSGIDDIHSLARELGLRVVENFSTGELYRKYRGRPTSSQVFQHYSICTLEP encoded by the coding sequence ATGTCCACTATCAAGGATGTCAGCGGTACTGCGTTTGTCGTCGCTGAATACCGCGCGGAAGAAAATCGGGAGCTCATGCCCATCTACAACGATCCGGTGGTCGGGCTCTTTCTCAGCGACGCGAGCCGCCAGGCTGCTGAGCGCGTTGCCTCGCGCTTTCCCAAGGTCAAGGATATGGTCAAGACGCGGACGCGTTACTTTGACGACATGCTGGACGCACAGATCGCGGCTGGGATCGGCCAGGTGCTGATCCTCGGCGCCGGGCTCGATACCCGTGCCGTCCGCAAGCAGTCAGCCGGGGTGCGCTACTTCGAGATCGACGATCCGGCAACGATGGAACTGAAGCGGCGCTGCTACGCGGACGCGTGCATCGACGCCGGCGTGACCCACATTCCAGGAAACTACGTCACCGATGGCCTGATCGACCTGCTGCGGTCAAACGGCTTCGAGTTCGACGTGCCGACGTATCTCATCTGGGAAGGTAACGTCATGTACATGCCGCTCGGGCACGGCAAGCACACGATGCTGGAGTTGAAGCGACACCTGAAGCGCTTCCGGCTGTCGTTCGATTATCTGACCGAGTCGGTGATCACCAAAACAACCGGCGATGCGGATCTCACGATTCTCGTCGAGAGCTTCGAGGGGATGGGCGCGCCCTGGGTGTCCGGAATCGACGATATCCACAGCCTCGCTCGCGAACTGGGCCTGCGGGTCGTCGAGAACTTTAGTACCGGCGAGCTGTATCGGAAGTATCGTGGCCGACCCACTTCTTCACAGGTCTTTCAGCACTACTCGATCTGCACGCTGGAACCCTAG
- a CDS encoding cysteine dioxygenase family protein has protein sequence MSIATPRAQSQLSIQEFTSELRKLPPASFERVDAVQRFLREHPVDPDSLSPYLCWDHQHYTRNLIDKSDLYELVAICWEVGQASSIHNHRDQNCWMAAPIGTLMVQNYRVMAQDIEAGTCKIEPTDTLEMNQTNPVAVDPQEPVHRVHNPAELKQRAVSLHVYSRPFDTCVVYSDQQGTCGVIKLHYTTQYGH, from the coding sequence ATGTCCATAGCCACCCCGCGTGCCCAAAGTCAGTTGTCGATTCAGGAGTTCACCTCCGAACTTCGGAAACTGCCTCCTGCGAGCTTCGAGCGTGTCGACGCCGTGCAACGCTTTCTGCGCGAGCATCCTGTCGATCCCGACAGTCTCTCGCCTTATCTCTGTTGGGACCATCAGCACTACACGCGAAACCTGATTGACAAGAGCGATCTTTATGAATTGGTCGCTATCTGTTGGGAGGTTGGACAGGCAAGTTCGATCCACAATCATCGCGATCAAAATTGTTGGATGGCGGCTCCGATTGGCACGCTGATGGTTCAGAACTACCGCGTGATGGCGCAGGATATTGAAGCCGGCACATGCAAGATTGAACCTACTGACACTTTGGAAATGAATCAAACCAACCCAGTTGCCGTCGATCCGCAGGAGCCGGTGCATCGTGTGCATAACCCAGCAGAACTAAAGCAGCGCGCGGTCAGCCTTCACGTTTATTCACGTCCTTTTGATACTTGCGTGGTCTATTCTGACCAGCAGGGCACCTGCGGCGTCATCAAGCTGCACTATACGACGCAATACGGGCATTGA
- a CDS encoding MBL fold metallo-hydrolase, with the protein MRTRIQATLPLLLLFLSSCLVAQSASKTLQVYSIDVEGGQATLIVSPTGQSMLIDTGWPGFDGRDADRIVAATKLAGVQQIDYLVITHYHRDHVGGVPQLADRIKIANFVDHGDNMENADQTRTGYSDYLATISQAHGKRLTVKPGDHVPISGIDVQVLTAARQHISRPLPGGGQPNSLCASEPAQPDDPTENSASLGVLVSYGKFRLLDMGDLTKKAELALVCPNNPLGRVDVFFVTHHGLDQSNSKAFVRAVHPRVAIMNNGAHKGGSPEAWQTVNDTPGVEDLWQLHYAMDSDQKHNSAENLIANVNDAEGNYLKLAAQNDGSFTVQNSRNNFQKSYAAAVRRR; encoded by the coding sequence ATGCGAACTCGCATACAGGCGACACTCCCGCTGCTGCTGCTCTTCCTCTCTTCTTGTCTGGTCGCGCAAAGCGCGTCCAAGACGCTCCAAGTCTACTCAATCGACGTGGAAGGCGGTCAGGCGACGTTAATCGTGAGCCCAACCGGACAATCGATGCTGATCGACACCGGCTGGCCTGGATTCGATGGCAGAGACGCTGACCGGATTGTCGCGGCAACAAAGCTCGCTGGCGTGCAGCAGATCGACTACTTGGTGATCACTCATTATCACCGCGATCACGTCGGCGGCGTTCCGCAGCTTGCTGATCGAATTAAGATCGCAAACTTCGTCGATCACGGCGACAACATGGAAAACGCCGATCAAACGCGGACCGGCTACAGTGATTACCTCGCTACAATCTCCCAAGCACACGGCAAACGCCTGACCGTAAAACCGGGAGACCACGTTCCTATTTCAGGAATCGATGTCCAGGTCCTCACTGCCGCGCGTCAGCACATCAGCCGTCCTTTGCCAGGAGGAGGACAGCCGAATTCCCTCTGCGCGTCCGAACCGGCACAACCCGACGATCCCACCGAGAACTCGGCTTCCCTCGGCGTGCTCGTCAGCTATGGCAAGTTTCGGTTGCTCGACATGGGCGATCTGACCAAGAAGGCTGAGCTCGCTCTGGTTTGTCCGAATAATCCCCTCGGGCGAGTGGACGTATTCTTCGTCACGCATCACGGACTCGACCAGTCGAACTCTAAGGCTTTCGTGCGCGCTGTACATCCGCGTGTAGCCATCATGAACAACGGCGCGCACAAGGGCGGCAGTCCGGAAGCGTGGCAAACCGTGAACGATACGCCGGGGGTTGAAGATCTCTGGCAGCTTCACTACGCGATGGACTCGGACCAGAAGCACAACAGCGCCGAGAACCTGATCGCGAACGTCAATGACGCCGAAGGAAATTATCTGAAGCTGGCTGCGCAGAACGACGGATCGTTCACCGTTCAGAATTCGCGCAACAACTTTCAGAAAAGCTATGCGGCGGCTGTGCGGCGGCGTTAG
- a CDS encoding IclR family transcriptional regulator, which produces MPHSKTKRDAGSPYQIQVVDRALALLEVLAHQGPDLTLVQISEMLKLHKSTAHRLLMVLERHRLIEKNSNTGKYRLGLKLFELGTKAIGQLDLRERTRPFLERAVRDTGETGHLCVYDDGEVVYLDKIEPSRSVRLTSSVGRRNPAYCTAVGKAIMAFLPEAQVEEAVHKHGLAQLTRKTITNMLDLRADLARVRKLGYAIDDEEHEEGVLCVGAAVWSVGEYPIAAISVSGPVFRLSHEKVPAVAESIMAIATTLSKELGMQTPSSRNGEYSRDSQVEVIGA; this is translated from the coding sequence GTGCCGCATAGTAAGACAAAGCGTGACGCAGGGTCGCCTTATCAGATCCAGGTAGTCGACCGAGCTCTCGCGCTGCTCGAGGTCTTGGCTCATCAGGGACCCGATCTCACGTTGGTTCAGATCTCCGAGATGCTCAAGCTGCACAAGAGCACAGCGCATCGCCTGCTCATGGTGCTGGAACGCCATCGTCTGATCGAAAAAAATTCCAACACCGGAAAGTACCGACTCGGTCTGAAGCTGTTTGAACTCGGTACCAAGGCTATCGGGCAACTCGATCTGCGCGAGCGCACGCGTCCATTCCTGGAGCGGGCAGTGCGCGATACCGGTGAGACAGGACACCTCTGTGTTTACGATGACGGCGAAGTTGTGTATCTCGACAAAATCGAGCCCTCACGCAGTGTTCGCCTCACCTCCAGTGTTGGACGCCGGAACCCGGCATACTGCACGGCCGTAGGCAAAGCCATCATGGCGTTCTTGCCCGAGGCACAGGTAGAAGAGGCGGTGCACAAACATGGCCTTGCTCAGCTCACGCGCAAGACCATCACCAACATGCTCGATCTTCGTGCTGATTTAGCAAGGGTGCGCAAGCTGGGTTATGCGATCGATGACGAGGAGCACGAGGAAGGCGTTCTCTGTGTGGGCGCTGCGGTCTGGAGTGTCGGCGAGTATCCGATCGCCGCCATTAGCGTCTCTGGGCCGGTCTTTCGGCTGAGCCACGAGAAGGTTCCAGCAGTCGCGGAATCGATCATGGCTATCGCCACGACGCTCTCAAAAGAATTAGGAATGCAAACGCCTTCCAGCAGGAACGGAGAGTATTCGAGGGATTCGCAGGTTGAAGTAATCGGGGCCTAA
- a CDS encoding sugar phosphate isomerase/epimerase, with the protein MLSRRDFLRSGLAAVGSLAASRYLFADQYIHPPLGVQLYTVRRQAEADLAPLLKQIRAIGYDEVETYWNVYSRPAKELRQMILDAGLKVPSGHFDYQGLPAKLDYARELGVSFVICPMLPENLRNTADDFRLAADQFNRWGERARSMGMRFGFHNHNYEFRQLGATTGFDILVENTDPKLVCFEMDCYWVTQAGQDPVAMLRKLGNRVRMLHLKDRRQGFPPSRELNKAAEHFTEVGNGTIDWKKVLTAAERLEVEHLFVEQDESDRPAVESLRISYRHLIDVYLDKMGVIS; encoded by the coding sequence ATGCTTTCTCGCCGGGATTTCCTCCGCTCAGGACTTGCCGCCGTAGGGTCGCTTGCCGCAAGTCGGTACCTCTTTGCCGACCAGTACATACATCCGCCGCTCGGTGTACAGCTCTATACTGTGCGCAGGCAGGCCGAAGCTGATCTGGCCCCCCTGCTGAAGCAAATTCGCGCAATCGGTTACGACGAGGTCGAGACTTACTGGAACGTCTATTCGCGCCCAGCAAAAGAGCTGCGCCAGATGATCCTCGACGCCGGGCTCAAGGTGCCCAGCGGACACTTCGATTACCAGGGGCTTCCGGCCAAGCTCGATTACGCCAGGGAGCTTGGCGTGAGCTTTGTGATCTGCCCGATGCTGCCGGAAAACCTTCGGAACACAGCCGACGACTTCCGGCTGGCTGCGGACCAGTTCAATCGTTGGGGAGAACGGGCGCGGAGTATGGGCATGCGCTTTGGCTTCCACAATCACAATTACGAATTCCGCCAGCTCGGCGCCACGACCGGCTTCGATATCCTTGTTGAGAATACCGATCCCAAATTGGTCTGCTTCGAAATGGACTGCTACTGGGTTACCCAGGCCGGCCAGGATCCGGTCGCGATGCTGCGAAAACTTGGCAATCGCGTGCGTATGCTCCATCTCAAAGATCGTCGCCAAGGATTCCCGCCATCACGGGAACTTAACAAAGCAGCCGAGCACTTCACCGAGGTTGGAAATGGAACTATCGACTGGAAAAAGGTTCTGACTGCAGCGGAGCGACTGGAGGTTGAGCACCTCTTCGTCGAGCAGGACGAGAGTGATAGGCCGGCGGTTGAGAGTCTCAGAATAAGTTATCGACATCTAATCGACGTGTACCTCGACAAAATGGGCGTCATAAGCTGA
- a CDS encoding response regulator transcription factor: MTKPPTTQTTAISSNRRNPSTVVRILVVDDFEPFRRFVCTTVEARPELQVIGEAADGLEAVQKAEELQPDLIFLDIGLPTLNGIEVAHRIGQLAPAAKILFISQDNDPDVVATALSNGAKGFVHKQNAITELLPAVEAILRGDRWSANGLISQS, translated from the coding sequence ATGACGAAACCACCTACGACTCAGACTACAGCGATCTCCTCAAACCGGAGAAACCCGTCCACTGTTGTCCGCATTCTTGTGGTCGATGATTTCGAACCTTTTAGGCGCTTCGTGTGCACGACAGTGGAAGCGAGACCGGAATTGCAGGTGATTGGCGAGGCAGCGGACGGATTAGAGGCGGTTCAGAAGGCTGAAGAATTGCAACCCGATTTGATTTTTCTCGACATCGGGCTGCCGACACTAAACGGCATCGAGGTCGCCCACCGAATAGGGCAACTCGCTCCAGCCGCAAAAATCCTGTTCATCAGTCAAGACAACGATCCCGATGTGGTAGCGACAGCTCTAAGCAACGGAGCAAAAGGGTTCGTTCACAAGCAGAATGCCATCACAGAACTTCTGCCTGCGGTTGAAGCCATTTTGCGCGGAGATCGCTGGTCGGCAAACGGTTTAATCAGCCAGTCCTAA
- the yiaK gene encoding 3-dehydro-L-gulonate 2-dehydrogenase, protein MTELTEIRVPYNDLVHELATILAKLGFSEDRALRAARLFADASRDGVYSHGVNRFPRFVRALRNGVVDPKATPVVISQFGALERWDGRLGPGMLNAQQCMDRAIALSRANGIGCVALANTNHWMRGGNYGWQAADAGVIGICWTNTMPNLPAWGASDPRLGNNPVIIAVPRAQGHVVLDMAMSQFSYGAIESYRLKGQPLPVPGGFTVDGELTTDPGAIEKSYRPLPIGYWKGSGLALMLDLLASVLSGGKATHQIPADPERETGLSQVFIAIAPSLIGPPERMSQIADAVIENLRGSKYSGAAVRYPGEQVLKTRSENLSRGIPINAAIWNDIHKL, encoded by the coding sequence ATGACGGAGCTCACCGAAATTCGTGTCCCCTACAACGACCTCGTCCATGAACTGGCCACTATTCTGGCAAAACTTGGCTTCTCCGAAGATCGCGCGCTTCGCGCAGCACGCCTGTTTGCCGACGCGAGCCGCGATGGCGTCTATTCCCACGGCGTGAATCGATTCCCGCGCTTTGTGCGTGCATTGCGGAATGGAGTCGTTGATCCGAAAGCAACGCCCGTGGTGATCTCGCAGTTTGGGGCGCTGGAGCGGTGGGATGGCCGTCTCGGTCCCGGCATGTTGAACGCGCAGCAATGCATGGATCGAGCGATTGCATTGAGCCGTGCGAATGGCATTGGCTGTGTAGCTCTGGCCAATACGAACCACTGGATGCGCGGTGGCAACTATGGATGGCAGGCGGCCGATGCCGGAGTAATCGGCATCTGCTGGACCAACACGATGCCGAACCTGCCTGCATGGGGCGCGAGCGATCCTCGACTGGGCAACAATCCGGTAATCATCGCAGTGCCTCGAGCACAAGGACATGTTGTCCTCGACATGGCGATGTCGCAGTTTTCGTATGGAGCTATCGAGTCGTATCGGCTGAAGGGACAACCACTGCCCGTTCCCGGTGGATTTACCGTCGATGGAGAACTGACGACCGATCCCGGAGCGATTGAAAAGTCTTATCGACCGCTGCCGATCGGATACTGGAAGGGCTCTGGTCTGGCCCTGATGCTCGATCTGCTTGCCAGCGTGCTCTCCGGCGGCAAGGCAACGCACCAGATTCCGGCTGACCCAGAACGGGAAACAGGACTTTCTCAAGTGTTCATCGCGATCGCTCCATCGTTAATTGGACCTCCGGAGCGAATGAGCCAAATTGCCGATGCTGTCATCGAGAACTTGCGTGGCTCGAAGTATTCCGGCGCAGCCGTTCGCTATCCCGGCGAACAGGTACTCAAGACTCGGAGCGAGAACCTGTCCCGCGGCATCCCAATTAATGCTGCGATATGGAACGACATTCACAAGCTTTGA
- a CDS encoding TetR/AcrR family transcriptional regulator: protein MAVRKREHLLAVAQRMFCETGFHAVSVDAILEEAGVARMTLYKNFGSKDDLIVATLKREDKMFRQWLVSSIEARATRPQDRILELFRALHDRFVSEGYYGCAFIRASIEYPSPDHPVHRAAREHKEMIRSYLRGLAAEVKGADPGTLSEQLYLLMEGAITASQLHGEPWPAEYARQAAEKLLADLSMKPLLSGKTVHRETQMDRLRKSAIRKS from the coding sequence GGGTTTCACGCGGTAAGCGTCGATGCGATTCTCGAGGAGGCTGGCGTCGCTCGCATGACGCTTTACAAGAACTTCGGTTCAAAAGACGATCTAATCGTCGCGACGCTCAAGCGCGAAGACAAAATGTTCCGGCAGTGGCTCGTGAGTTCCATCGAAGCTCGTGCAACACGTCCGCAGGATCGAATTCTGGAACTCTTTCGCGCCTTACATGATCGATTCGTCTCTGAAGGCTACTATGGGTGCGCATTCATTCGGGCCAGCATCGAATATCCTTCTCCGGATCATCCTGTTCATCGTGCGGCTCGCGAACACAAAGAGATGATTCGCTCGTATCTCCGTGGCCTGGCTGCAGAAGTCAAAGGAGCGGATCCCGGCACGCTTTCCGAGCAGCTTTACCTCTTGATGGAAGGCGCCATCACCGCCTCACAGCTGCATGGCGAACCGTGGCCTGCGGAATACGCACGACAAGCCGCGGAGAAACTGCTCGCTGATCTCTCTATGAAGCCTCTCCTGTCTGGCAAGACGGTCCATCGCGAGACCCAAATGGATCGATTACGAAAGTCGGCGATCCGAAAATCCTGA